The following proteins are co-located in the Paenibacillus sp. FSL H8-0079 genome:
- a CDS encoding alpha/beta hydrolase has translation MMKKILIILFKIFGAMVIAFALFIATVFIVNVISNKSEQGKIKPYGQSVAVDGKNMNVLIQGKGEETVVLLPGYGTPAPALDFKPLIDELSPFYKVVVIEPFGYGLSDVTEKERTTENMVSEIHEALQQLNIHRYTLMGHSISGIYGLDYVNKYPNEVSAFVGIDSSVPIQGGNDDPFPTETYKLLKKSGFYRLLMKLAPDQLIAPDVDDETREQIRILSLKNTFNPNNLNEGENFGPNFKAAENLSFPKDLPVIFFLQANDTETEGWIPLHEEQVKDSVHGKVMTFEGDHYLHHTRSKEMVQEYRKFMSEIK, from the coding sequence ATGATGAAAAAAATATTAATCATTCTGTTCAAAATATTCGGTGCCATGGTTATCGCTTTTGCATTATTTATTGCCACTGTTTTTATCGTTAATGTAATTAGCAACAAATCGGAGCAAGGGAAAATAAAGCCTTATGGTCAGTCCGTAGCGGTTGACGGGAAAAACATGAATGTATTAATTCAAGGAAAAGGCGAAGAAACGGTCGTATTACTTCCCGGATATGGAACACCAGCTCCGGCCCTTGATTTTAAACCGCTCATTGATGAGCTATCTCCATTTTACAAAGTCGTCGTCATTGAGCCTTTCGGTTATGGATTAAGTGACGTAACTGAAAAAGAGCGTACCACGGAAAATATGGTTAGTGAAATTCATGAAGCGTTACAGCAGCTTAATATTCATCGTTACACGCTCATGGGTCACTCCATTTCAGGGATTTACGGACTGGACTATGTAAACAAATATCCAAACGAAGTAAGTGCCTTTGTGGGAATTGATAGCAGCGTTCCAATACAGGGAGGGAATGATGATCCATTTCCAACTGAAACCTACAAACTGCTTAAAAAATCAGGATTCTACCGATTGTTAATGAAACTGGCCCCAGATCAACTGATTGCACCCGACGTTGATGATGAAACCAGAGAACAAATTAGAATACTTTCACTTAAAAATACGTTTAATCCTAACAACCTGAATGAAGGCGAAAATTTCGGTCCTAATTTCAAGGCAGCTGAGAACTTGTCCTTCCCCAAAGATCTTCCTGTGATTTTCTTTTTACAAGCGAATGATACGGAAACGGAAGGATGGATTCCCTTGCATGAAGAGCAAGTCAAAGATTCTGTGCATGGAAAAGTGATGACATTCGAGGGAGATCATTATTTGCATCACACCCGTTCCAAAGAAATGGTTCAAGAATATAGGAAGTTTATGAGTGAGATAAAATAG
- a CDS encoding ABC transporter ATP-binding protein, whose protein sequence is MIRRFFSYYRPYKKLFLIDFGCAVIAGLLELAFPLAVSKFINELLPGQDWPLIMLACVVLLSIYALNTVLNYVVTYWGHMLGINIETNMREKMFAHLQKLSFRFFDNRKTGHLIGHLTNDLNDIGEVAHHGPEDVFIAVMTLIGSFWLMANINLELALLTFIIIPIMAWVIIVFGGRMTKTYRRLFGDVGNFNARIEDNVGGIRVVQSFANEQHEKELFAVDNENFRKTKLLAYKTMAKSISVSYMMMRLVTVFVMISGAWFYIDGRINMGEFMAFLLLSNIFFRPIEKINAVIESYPKGIAGFKRYLEIIDTEPEIADIKNAVEFESVKGDIRFENVSFGYESSRRILNDISLSVRPGETVAFVGPSGAGKTTICSLLPRFYEVEEGRITVDGVDIRDVKLQSLRKHIGIVQQDVFLFSGTIKENIAYGDLRATDEQIWDAARRASLEELILTLPDGMDTVIGERGVKLSGGQKQRLSIARMFLKNPPILILDEATSALDTETEALIQQSLAELSVGRTTLVIAHRLTTIKNADRIIVVNTDGIAEQGNHEELVAAGGIYSRLHQVQYSHS, encoded by the coding sequence ATGATTCGTCGTTTTTTTTCGTATTATCGTCCTTATAAAAAACTGTTTTTAATTGATTTTGGATGTGCTGTTATCGCAGGTTTGCTGGAGCTCGCTTTTCCCCTTGCCGTCAGCAAATTCATTAATGAATTGTTGCCGGGTCAGGATTGGCCTCTCATTATGCTTGCCTGCGTCGTGCTGTTATCCATCTATGCACTTAATACCGTATTGAACTATGTAGTTACATATTGGGGACATATGCTGGGCATTAACATTGAGACCAACATGCGTGAGAAGATGTTCGCTCACTTGCAAAAGCTGTCCTTCCGGTTTTTCGATAATCGCAAAACGGGTCACTTAATTGGTCACCTTACGAATGATCTGAACGATATCGGAGAGGTTGCTCACCATGGACCTGAAGATGTATTCATCGCAGTGATGACATTAATCGGATCGTTCTGGCTGATGGCTAACATTAATCTGGAGCTTGCGCTGCTAACCTTTATCATTATCCCAATCATGGCTTGGGTCATTATCGTATTTGGTGGCCGGATGACGAAGACGTATCGGAGACTCTTCGGAGACGTCGGCAATTTCAATGCGCGCATTGAAGACAACGTTGGTGGCATTCGTGTTGTACAATCGTTTGCTAACGAACAACATGAGAAAGAGCTTTTTGCCGTGGACAATGAGAATTTCCGTAAAACTAAACTGCTTGCCTACAAAACGATGGCAAAAAGTATCTCGGTTAGTTATATGATGATGCGACTAGTTACGGTATTTGTCATGATTAGCGGGGCGTGGTTTTATATCGATGGTAGAATCAATATGGGTGAATTCATGGCCTTCTTGCTTCTATCCAATATCTTCTTCCGTCCAATCGAGAAAATTAACGCTGTCATTGAAAGTTATCCGAAGGGCATCGCTGGTTTCAAGCGGTATCTGGAGATCATTGATACGGAACCCGAAATTGCTGATATCAAAAACGCCGTTGAATTTGAAAGTGTGAAGGGTGATATTCGCTTCGAAAACGTCTCGTTCGGATATGAATCCAGTCGGCGTATTCTAAATGATATCAGTCTGTCCGTTAGACCAGGCGAAACGGTAGCTTTTGTTGGACCTTCGGGTGCAGGCAAGACGACCATCTGCAGCTTGCTGCCAAGATTCTATGAGGTAGAAGAGGGACGCATTACCGTAGATGGTGTGGACATTCGGGACGTTAAGCTTCAATCGTTGCGCAAGCATATCGGAATCGTTCAGCAGGATGTATTTTTGTTCTCAGGTACGATTAAGGAGAATATTGCTTATGGTGACCTGCGTGCAACGGACGAACAAATCTGGGATGCCGCCCGTCGTGCCTCGTTGGAGGAATTAATTCTTACGTTGCCAGACGGTATGGATACGGTCATTGGGGAGCGTGGAGTCAAGCTGTCCGGAGGACAAAAGCAACGGTTATCCATTGCTCGTATGTTCTTGAAAAATCCACCCATTCTTATTCTGGATGAGGCAACCTCTGCGCTGGATACGGAAACGGAAGCACTTATCCAGCAATCACTCGCTGAATTGTCGGTGGGCAGAACTACACTTGTGATTGCACACAGACTAACGACCATCAAGAATGCAGATCGAATTATCGTAGTGAACACAGATGGCATTGCTGAGCAGGGCAACCATGAGGAGTTGGTCGCTGCTGGAGGAATATACAGCCGTCTTCATCAGGTGCAATATAGTCACTCTTAA
- a CDS encoding MarR family winged helix-turn-helix transcriptional regulator, whose amino-acid sequence MRRFNRFYTNILGVLDKHILGTGYSFAEVRVIIEIGIRGESIANNLVDTLTIDRSYMSRIVNKLSKEGLLVKVNSAADSRVSLIRLTAKGEELYAQLNDRSDQQILKLMQELNEEEIQEVYTSMMNIQEKLNKKAGETTR is encoded by the coding sequence ATGCGACGTTTTAACCGTTTTTATACCAACATACTCGGTGTACTCGACAAGCATATTCTCGGAACAGGGTATTCATTTGCGGAAGTACGGGTCATTATTGAAATTGGAATTCGGGGAGAGAGCATTGCGAACAATTTGGTGGATACACTGACCATTGATCGCAGTTACATGAGCCGAATTGTGAACAAGCTGTCCAAGGAGGGACTGCTGGTGAAAGTGAATTCTGCTGCCGACAGCCGGGTCAGTCTGATTCGTCTGACAGCCAAGGGCGAGGAACTGTATGCCCAATTGAATGATCGATCTGATCAACAGATCCTGAAGCTCATGCAAGAACTGAATGAAGAAGAGATTCAAGAGGTATACACCTCCATGATGAACATACAAGAGAAGTTGAACAAGAAGGCAGGAGAGACAACACGATGA
- a CDS encoding low specificity L-threonine aldolase, with amino-acid sequence MIRFECDYNEGAHERILQRLMETNMEQTSGYGTDGHCERARMLIRQACDNEQADVHFLVGGTQTNTTVIASILRPYQGVIAATSGHIAVHETGAIEATGHKVLTVPSEDGKITPEQVRAVYDAHMNESSPEHCVQPGMVYISQPTENGTMYSRAELQALHTVSRACGLPFFVDGARLGYALASRDCDMTLADLARLCDVFYIGGTKIGALMGEAVVILNDALKPDFRYMIKQKGGLLAKGRLLGIQFETLFEDGLYLDISRHAVDMALRIHDSLEQQGVRFLYDSPTNQQFPILPNLLLEKLRSGYTFSFWEKVDDTHSAVRFCTSWATRQANVDALTCDIAQLLHEEIQVPQRVEVLV; translated from the coding sequence ATGATACGATTTGAATGTGATTATAATGAAGGTGCGCATGAACGCATTTTACAAAGACTGATGGAAACCAACATGGAACAGACGAGCGGGTATGGCACGGATGGACACTGCGAACGTGCGAGAATGCTTATTCGTCAGGCCTGTGACAACGAGCAGGCTGATGTTCATTTCCTGGTTGGTGGTACACAGACGAATACAACGGTGATTGCCTCCATTTTGCGTCCATATCAAGGTGTGATTGCAGCTACATCGGGACACATTGCGGTTCATGAAACGGGAGCTATTGAAGCTACGGGACATAAGGTGCTCACGGTTCCAAGTGAGGACGGAAAGATCACGCCAGAGCAGGTTAGAGCAGTATACGATGCGCACATGAATGAGTCGTCACCGGAACACTGTGTGCAGCCAGGCATGGTCTACATATCTCAGCCAACGGAGAACGGAACGATGTACAGCAGGGCGGAACTGCAAGCATTGCATACAGTGAGCAGAGCATGTGGTCTTCCATTTTTCGTGGATGGAGCACGCCTTGGATATGCACTCGCTTCACGCGATTGCGATATGACACTTGCTGATCTTGCGCGCTTGTGCGATGTATTTTACATCGGGGGAACTAAGATTGGGGCATTGATGGGAGAAGCGGTCGTTATCCTGAATGATGCACTCAAACCAGATTTTCGGTATATGATCAAACAAAAAGGTGGTCTGCTTGCCAAAGGCAGATTGCTAGGTATTCAATTCGAAACCTTGTTCGAAGACGGTCTGTATCTCGATATTTCCCGTCATGCCGTGGATATGGCCTTGAGAATTCATGATTCACTCGAACAGCAGGGAGTACGCTTCCTGTACGACTCACCAACCAACCAGCAGTTTCCGATTCTGCCTAATCTGTTGCTTGAGAAATTACGCAGCGGTTATACGTTCTCCTTCTGGGAAAAGGTTGACGATACACACAGTGCGGTGCGATTCTGTACCAGCTGGGCAACTCGGCAGGCGAATGTGGATGCACTGACTTGTGACATCGCTCAATTATTGCACGAAGAGATCCAGGTGCCACAACGGGTCGAAGTATTGGTTTAA
- a CDS encoding AraC family transcriptional regulator gives MTEELFQPKQELSDLLERHSNHNGAMETAIPSLFVYHHSKISEPAYRVYKPSFCVIVQGLKEVLLAQERYEYGPSNYLIASMNLPVIGQIIKASADAPYLSLKLEFTPNQILEVLNECNIKVTFNENARRAMFVGQMESSIQDAVLRLVRLLDTPGEIPFLAPLYVKEILFRLLQGPYGGELAQIAVEGSSTYRIRESIEYIVHHWEQPFRIEDLAETASMSVSSFHRHFKEITAMSPLQFQKQLRLQEARRLLMAESADAADVAFRVGYESASQFSREYARMFGAPPRADIRRLKEKYDIVLSE, from the coding sequence ATGACCGAAGAATTATTTCAACCAAAACAGGAATTAAGTGATCTGCTTGAACGTCATTCCAATCATAATGGTGCAATGGAAACGGCGATTCCTTCCCTGTTTGTCTATCACCATTCAAAGATTAGCGAACCGGCATACAGAGTATATAAACCTTCATTTTGTGTGATTGTTCAAGGGTTGAAAGAAGTATTGCTCGCGCAGGAGCGTTATGAATATGGACCTTCCAATTACTTAATTGCTTCTATGAATCTCCCGGTCATCGGGCAAATTATTAAGGCATCGGCTGATGCACCCTACTTAAGTCTCAAGCTCGAATTCACACCGAACCAAATTCTCGAAGTACTGAACGAATGCAATATCAAGGTCACTTTCAACGAAAACGCCAGACGAGCCATGTTCGTAGGTCAGATGGAATCGTCCATTCAGGATGCTGTACTCCGGCTTGTTCGATTGCTGGATACGCCGGGAGAAATTCCGTTCCTGGCTCCGTTATACGTTAAAGAAATTCTGTTCCGCCTTCTTCAGGGACCTTATGGAGGAGAATTGGCGCAGATTGCAGTGGAAGGCAGCAGCACATATCGGATCAGAGAATCGATTGAGTACATCGTTCACCATTGGGAACAGCCATTTCGCATTGAAGATCTGGCTGAGACTGCCAGCATGAGCGTCTCTTCATTCCATCGTCACTTCAAAGAGATCACAGCCATGAGCCCATTACAATTCCAGAAACAATTAAGACTACAGGAAGCCCGGCGACTCCTGATGGCTGAATCTGCAGATGCAGCAGATGTAGCGTTCCGAGTTGGTTACGAGAGTGCCTCTCAATTTAGCCGCGAATATGCACGCATGTTCGGCGCACCTCCAAGAGCTGATATCCGACGGTTAAAGGAGAAATACGATATCGTCTTGAGTGAGTGA
- a CDS encoding aldo/keto reductase codes for MEYVKLGRTGLDVSRLCLGCMSYGVPERGMAPWSLNEEQSRPFIQKALDAGINFFDTANIYSDGTSEEIVGRALKDFARRDEIVLATKLFFRMNEGPNGAGLSRKAIMNEIDNSLMRLGTDYVDLYQIHRWDNTTPIEETMEALHDVVKAGKVRYIGASSMYAWQFMKAQYTAERHGWTKFVSMQNHYNLLYREEEREMLPLCLEEGVGVIPWSPLAKGRLTRDWNEQTARSGIDPVGKAFYESAMVDADRQVVERVMKVAEQRDIPRAQVALAWLLHQEAVTAPIIGATKLHHLEDAISALSVKLTTEEIHFLEEAYVPHPVTGNLS; via the coding sequence ATGGAATATGTTAAATTAGGACGTACAGGTCTGGATGTCTCCAGATTATGTCTGGGTTGCATGAGTTACGGTGTACCTGAACGCGGAATGGCACCATGGTCACTGAATGAAGAGCAGAGTCGCCCGTTCATCCAGAAGGCGTTGGATGCTGGTATTAATTTCTTCGATACGGCCAATATCTATTCGGATGGAACCAGTGAGGAAATTGTTGGACGTGCGTTGAAAGACTTTGCCCGTCGGGACGAGATTGTGCTGGCGACCAAATTGTTTTTCCGGATGAATGAAGGACCGAACGGTGCTGGGTTGTCCAGAAAAGCGATTATGAACGAAATCGACAACAGCCTCATGCGTTTGGGCACAGATTATGTGGACCTGTATCAGATCCATCGATGGGATAATACAACTCCTATTGAGGAAACGATGGAAGCTCTTCATGATGTAGTTAAGGCTGGAAAGGTCAGATACATTGGAGCTTCTTCGATGTACGCCTGGCAATTCATGAAAGCTCAATATACAGCGGAACGCCATGGCTGGACGAAATTCGTCTCGATGCAGAATCATTATAACCTGTTGTATCGTGAAGAAGAGCGTGAGATGCTGCCCTTATGTCTGGAAGAAGGAGTCGGTGTTATTCCGTGGAGCCCTCTTGCCAAAGGACGTCTTACCCGGGATTGGAATGAACAGACTGCGCGTTCAGGAATCGACCCGGTCGGGAAGGCATTCTATGAGAGTGCGATGGTGGATGCGGATCGTCAAGTGGTGGAGAGAGTCATGAAAGTAGCTGAGCAACGAGATATTCCTCGTGCACAGGTCGCTCTGGCCTGGTTGTTGCACCAAGAGGCAGTAACAGCACCCATTATCGGTGCGACCAAGCTTCATCATCTGGAGGATGCGATCTCAGCCCTTTCCGTGAAGCTGACTACGGAAGAGATCCATTTCCTCGAAGAAGCATATGTACCCCATCCGGTAACAGGAAATCTCAGTTAA
- a CDS encoding class I SAM-dependent methyltransferase, translating into MNNGHSSDQANEPWSGHSIPFTTLQETPILSLLQPSHGERILDVGCGNGEMTAKIAAAGALPTGIDFSEETIRQAKLKYPDMNIQVENACHYRTEEPFDAVFSHAVLHWIQDAPAVVQSIQLALKKGGRFVAEFAGSGNTAILIAAVREELDTRGYEWEGRNPWYHPTIGEYASLLEQNGFRISLAQHVDQFTPFRPGVRKWLNSFAEYLFKDIALAEQEVIMDTIERKVQPQLMRDAQWYLDRSRLRVVAIKE; encoded by the coding sequence ATGAATAACGGACATTCATCCGATCAAGCGAACGAACCGTGGAGTGGTCATTCCATCCCGTTTACAACGTTACAGGAAACACCTATCTTATCCTTACTCCAGCCGTCCCATGGGGAACGAATCCTTGATGTAGGTTGCGGAAATGGGGAGATGACAGCCAAAATTGCAGCCGCAGGAGCACTGCCAACAGGTATAGATTTTTCAGAGGAGACGATTAGGCAAGCTAAACTGAAATACCCGGATATGAATATTCAAGTCGAAAATGCTTGTCATTATCGGACAGAAGAACCGTTCGATGCCGTTTTCTCTCATGCCGTTCTGCATTGGATACAAGATGCTCCAGCTGTAGTCCAATCGATACAGTTAGCGCTCAAGAAGGGCGGAAGGTTCGTGGCCGAGTTCGCCGGAAGTGGCAATACAGCTATATTGATTGCGGCGGTACGAGAAGAACTGGATACCCGTGGATACGAATGGGAAGGACGGAACCCATGGTATCACCCGACCATTGGCGAATATGCGAGTCTGCTGGAGCAGAACGGATTTCGCATTAGTCTAGCTCAGCATGTGGACCAATTTACCCCGTTCAGGCCAGGTGTCAGAAAGTGGTTGAATAGCTTCGCTGAGTATTTATTCAAGGACATCGCGCTTGCAGAACAGGAAGTTATTATGGATACTATTGAGAGGAAGGTACAGCCACAACTGATGCGGGATGCACAATGGTATCTGGACAGAAGCCGACTGCGAGTTGTAGCTATTAAGGAATAG
- a CDS encoding pentapeptide repeat-containing protein, with product MKMDKPKIQEQLLEQETITFLESKVEYKHKLIENITLDHQEASKVSFENVVFRHVTISESTLEQFEFTDVRFEHCDFSNVNLSSAFMHRIEWHNCKFVGTDFSNSRLQNVNFLHGLGDYSNFRFAHLKQVSFSECTLIGADFAYLALQKIEFIQCNIDQASMTGTKMKDLDLSDCQFDSLVLTMEDLNGCVISPHQAATFVGLMGISIK from the coding sequence ATGAAAATGGATAAACCCAAGATTCAGGAGCAGTTGCTCGAACAAGAAACCATTACATTTCTCGAATCCAAAGTCGAGTACAAACACAAGTTGATTGAGAATATTACACTGGATCACCAGGAAGCGAGCAAGGTTTCATTTGAAAATGTTGTATTTAGACATGTGACGATCTCGGAGTCAACCTTGGAACAATTTGAATTCACCGATGTTCGCTTTGAACACTGCGACTTCTCCAATGTCAATCTCTCAAGTGCCTTCATGCACCGGATCGAATGGCATAACTGTAAGTTTGTCGGAACTGATTTTTCCAATAGTCGATTGCAAAATGTCAATTTCCTTCATGGCTTAGGAGACTACAGCAACTTCCGTTTTGCCCACTTGAAACAGGTCTCCTTCTCCGAATGTACCTTGATTGGTGCGGATTTTGCCTATCTGGCACTTCAAAAAATAGAGTTCATTCAATGTAACATCGACCAAGCTTCCATGACGGGTACCAAAATGAAGGATTTGGATCTTAGCGATTGCCAATTTGACTCCTTGGTGCTGACCATGGAAGATCTCAACGGTTGTGTGATCTCACCACATCAAGCCGCTACATTTGTAGGATTAATGGGCATCAGTATTAAATAA
- a CDS encoding multidrug efflux SMR transporter produces the protein MNKTWMSVVIAAVFEVGWVIGLKHASGLLEWGLTLVAIIISFSLMIAASRTLPVGTVYAVFVGLGTAGTVLAEILLFNAPVQTGKMILIGVLLLGVIGLKMLSKEKNKEVQL, from the coding sequence ATGAATAAAACGTGGATGTCGGTTGTGATTGCTGCTGTGTTTGAAGTGGGTTGGGTCATTGGATTGAAACATGCCAGTGGTCTGCTGGAATGGGGGCTTACGCTGGTTGCGATTATCATTAGTTTCTCCTTGATGATTGCAGCTTCGCGGACACTGCCCGTGGGAACTGTGTATGCAGTTTTCGTTGGCCTGGGTACCGCAGGTACGGTGCTTGCAGAGATTCTTTTGTTTAATGCACCTGTGCAAACCGGAAAAATGATTCTCATTGGTGTACTTTTACTCGGCGTAATTGGTCTTAAAATGCTAAGTAAAGAGAAGAATAAGGAGGTGCAGCTATAA
- a CDS encoding multidrug efflux SMR transporter: MNWVFLILAGVFEMIGVLMINKLHKDRNFISLVLLVAGFGLSFIFLSLAMKTLPMGTAYAVWTGIGASGGAILGMVFYGEPRNALRIVFIAMVLGSAVGLKLVS; this comes from the coding sequence ATGAACTGGGTATTTCTAATCTTGGCAGGCGTATTTGAGATGATCGGAGTGCTGATGATAAACAAGTTGCACAAAGACCGTAATTTCATTTCACTGGTTCTATTGGTAGCCGGGTTTGGTTTGAGCTTTATATTTCTATCTCTGGCGATGAAAACTCTTCCGATGGGAACAGCATATGCCGTGTGGACGGGAATAGGAGCTTCCGGCGGTGCCATACTTGGCATGGTGTTTTATGGGGAACCTCGAAATGCCCTAAGAATTGTGTTTATCGCCATGGTACTCGGATCAGCAGTAGGTCTTAAATTGGTCAGTTGA
- a CDS encoding DEAD/DEAH box helicase has translation MTFNDLNIIPSIMEGLSKANYTNPTPIQEQAIPAVLAGRDLLGCAQTGTGKTAAFSVPIIQLLSERSKGQGSKSARHIRSLILTPTRELAIQIADNIKVYSRYTDIRCTAIVGGVSQKVQERALNQGADIIIATPGRLNDLINQKRIDLKMVEILVLDEADRMLDMGFIHDVKRIIAKMPNKKQTLFFSATMPPEITKMVKTLLVDPVKVEITPVSSTVDRIEQSIYLLENGKKQQMLNQILEDKSIVTALVFTRTKRGADRVTRDLAKVNVTAQAIHGNKSQNERQRALNNFKSGATRVLVATDIAARGIDVEELSHVINFNLPNIPETYVHRIGRTGRAGKSGMAISFCEKDELPFLKDIEKVIKKTIPEVKGHPYPMTGVPVFEKTNKAPGGKPAFNKSSAGKPAKSKANPARKPKSEWFAKSGKTNNSRSNDGRPSSSRSNSSSSKSNNGSFNRSSKTRNDRAN, from the coding sequence ATGACATTTAACGACTTAAATATTATCCCCTCTATTATGGAAGGGTTAAGCAAAGCAAACTATACTAATCCTACGCCTATACAGGAACAAGCAATTCCAGCTGTATTAGCGGGCAGAGACCTGCTGGGATGTGCACAGACAGGAACAGGCAAGACGGCAGCATTTTCGGTGCCAATCATTCAATTATTGAGCGAAAGATCCAAAGGACAAGGATCGAAGTCCGCACGACATATTCGCTCATTGATTTTGACACCAACAAGAGAGCTGGCTATTCAAATCGCGGACAACATCAAGGTATATAGTCGGTATACGGACATCCGTTGTACAGCTATCGTTGGTGGTGTTTCGCAAAAAGTGCAAGAGCGTGCGCTGAATCAAGGTGCAGATATTATTATCGCAACGCCTGGTAGATTGAACGATCTGATTAACCAGAAACGTATTGATCTGAAGATGGTTGAGATTCTCGTTCTGGATGAAGCAGACCGGATGTTGGACATGGGCTTCATTCATGATGTGAAAAGAATCATTGCCAAAATGCCGAACAAGAAGCAAACGCTGTTCTTCTCAGCTACGATGCCTCCTGAAATCACCAAAATGGTTAAAACCTTGCTGGTTGATCCAGTCAAAGTAGAAATTACACCGGTATCTTCAACAGTAGACCGCATTGAGCAGTCTATATATTTGCTGGAGAATGGCAAGAAGCAGCAGATGTTGAACCAAATTTTGGAGGATAAATCCATCGTCACGGCATTGGTGTTCACACGCACGAAGCGCGGCGCTGACCGGGTTACACGTGATTTGGCCAAAGTGAATGTTACGGCACAGGCTATTCATGGCAATAAGTCTCAGAACGAGCGACAACGGGCACTGAACAACTTCAAGAGCGGGGCCACGCGAGTACTGGTAGCTACGGATATCGCTGCAAGAGGAATTGATGTGGAAGAACTGTCGCATGTCATTAACTTTAACCTGCCTAACATTCCGGAAACGTATGTTCACCGTATTGGACGTACAGGTCGAGCAGGGAAAAGCGGGATGGCCATCTCATTCTGTGAGAAAGACGAACTTCCATTCCTGAAGGATATCGAGAAAGTGATTAAAAAGACGATTCCTGAAGTGAAAGGTCATCCGTATCCGATGACAGGTGTACCTGTGTTTGAAAAAACGAACAAAGCACCAGGCGGTAAACCTGCCTTTAACAAATCATCTGCAGGCAAACCGGCCAAGTCCAAGGCGAACCCGGCACGCAAGCCCAAATCCGAGTGGTTTGCCAAGAGTGGCAAAACCAATAATAGTCGTTCAAACGACGGTAGACCTAGTAGCAGTAGATCAAACAGCAGTAGCAGTAAATCCAACAATGGCTCATTTAATCGCAGCAGCAAAACAAGAAACGATAGAGCCAACTAA